TCGACCCGGGTGCGCGAAACGCCTTCGGGAGCGGCGAGCGGGGTGATCCACGCGCTGCCGGTGACCACATCGGCGGTGGCTGGGAAGTTCACGGAGTACTCCTGAAAGCGTCAGAGGGCGGCGAGCAGTGAGAGCACGCCGGAAACGGCTTGGTCGAACGGTTCGGGCGCGTTCGCGGCGCGGGCCAGCACGTACCCGCCTTGCAGCACGGCGACGATCGTGGCGGCCAGCGCGGCGGCGTCCGTCGTGCCGGGCAGTTCCCCCGCGGCCCGGCCTTCGTCGAGCACCTCGGCCAGCCGCGCGCGCAGGCCGGTCAGCGTCTCGTCCACCGGGGCGCGCAGGAGGGGATCGGCCACGATGTCGGGATCCTGGGTGAGCCTCCCGATCGGGCAGCCCTTGAGCACTTCGCGCTCGCGCCGCAGGTACGCGGTGATCCGGTCGACGGCGGTGCCGGGCCCGTGCAGCTGCTCGTCGGCGGCGGCCAGCAGGACGTCGGCGCTGCGTCGCACGGC
This window of the Amycolatopsis balhimycina FH 1894 genome carries:
- a CDS encoding TetR/AcrR family transcriptional regulator; translated protein: MGTRDQLIDSTRELLWERGYVGTSPKAIQQRAGAGQGSMYHHFAGKKELALAAVRRSADVLLAAADEQLHGPGTAVDRITAYLRREREVLKGCPIGRLTQDPDIVADPLLRAPVDETLTGLRARLAEVLDEGRAAGELPGTTDAAALAATIVAVLQGGYVLARAANAPEPFDQAVSGVLSLLAAL